One Oceanicoccus sagamiensis genomic region harbors:
- a CDS encoding type I glyceraldehyde-3-phosphate dehydrogenase, translating to MAERGDVIRIAINGYGRIGRCVLRALYESGHHPAMQVVAINEPADLATIAHLTKYDSTHGRFPATVATGENSLLINGDNIAVSHHDSLEALDWSEQEPDLVLECTGHYALETELKTHLAAGANKVLLSQPGMAPIKPIVMGLNQQAVTEAQQILSAASCTSNCITPVIAVLDKAFAIESGVITTIHSAMNDQPVIDAYHHTDLRKTRAAGQSIIPVDTGLAAGIGRIIPAMEGKFEARALRVPTINVSAMELSIVVAANASIETVNNALREASQGDLIGILGYSDEPLASCDYNHDARSGIVDAGQTRVSGKMINVLVWFDNEWAYANRMLDVASHWLRDN from the coding sequence ATGGCCGAGCGTGGTGATGTGATTCGTATCGCGATCAATGGCTATGGTCGAATTGGGCGCTGCGTATTACGCGCCCTTTACGAATCGGGCCATCACCCTGCGATGCAAGTGGTTGCAATCAACGAGCCAGCAGACCTGGCCACCATCGCTCATCTGACTAAATACGATAGTACCCATGGGCGTTTTCCCGCTACGGTTGCTACCGGTGAAAACAGCTTGCTGATTAATGGCGATAACATTGCTGTCAGTCATCACGATAGCCTTGAGGCGCTTGATTGGTCAGAGCAAGAGCCTGATCTGGTATTGGAATGTACCGGGCATTATGCGCTGGAAACAGAATTAAAAACCCATCTGGCAGCGGGTGCCAACAAGGTGCTGTTATCACAGCCGGGCATGGCGCCGATCAAGCCTATCGTGATGGGCCTGAACCAACAGGCCGTGACGGAAGCGCAGCAGATTCTTTCGGCCGCTTCCTGTACCAGTAACTGTATTACGCCTGTTATTGCGGTATTGGACAAAGCCTTTGCTATTGAGTCCGGGGTGATTACCACCATTCATTCGGCGATGAACGACCAGCCCGTGATTGATGCCTATCATCATACGGACCTGCGTAAAACCCGTGCCGCCGGGCAGTCAATTATTCCGGTAGATACCGGCTTGGCCGCTGGCATTGGTAGAATTATTCCCGCCATGGAAGGTAAGTTTGAGGCGCGTGCCTTAAGGGTGCCGACCATTAATGTCTCGGCTATGGAGCTGTCTATCGTGGTGGCCGCGAATGCCAGTATTGAAACTGTGAATAATGCGTTGCGTGAGGCTTCGCAGGGTGACTTAATAGGCATCCTTGGTTATAGCGATGAACCTTTGGCCTCTTGCGATTATAATCACGATGCCCGCTCGGGTATCGTGGATGCCGGTCAAACCCGGGTTAGCGGTAAAATGATTAATGTACTGGTTTGGTTTGATAATGAATGGGCTTATGCCAACCGTATGCTAGATGTAGCCTCCCATTGGCTGCGAGATAATTAG
- a CDS encoding ArsR/SmtB family transcription factor codes for MLLLSSAMTSKSTNKVSPLPTADAQQQNLLMFCKASADQLRLDILKVLSHDSYGVLELCSIFDTKQSGMSHHLKILANAGLVKTRREGNTIFYRRANRSSNNQLNELQQALHHTIDQQATSAELQQKVDAVQQERAASSQLFFTENADLFREQQEQIAAYELYGHNTIDLISRSINTHNNGIALEVGPGEGAFLAELSPRFQQVYALDNAQQMLDKAAHFSEQSALSNIEFIHGDTKHAQVQALNADCVVINMVLHHTPSPADIFYDMSKALKTGGQLFVTDLCSHDQSWARESCGDVWLGFEPEDLTQWAADAGFKTGENIYLAQRNGFRVQIRQFIKI; via the coding sequence GTGCTGCTATTATCCTCCGCCATGACAAGCAAATCCACCAACAAGGTTAGCCCTTTGCCCACCGCCGACGCACAGCAGCAGAACTTACTGATGTTCTGCAAAGCCAGTGCTGACCAGTTGCGTCTGGATATATTAAAGGTGCTGAGCCATGACTCCTATGGCGTGCTGGAACTATGCAGTATTTTCGATACCAAGCAGTCGGGTATGAGCCACCACCTGAAAATTCTGGCCAATGCCGGCTTGGTCAAAACTCGCCGCGAAGGCAATACCATTTTTTACCGCCGCGCCAATCGCAGCAGCAATAACCAGCTCAATGAATTACAGCAGGCCCTGCATCACACCATTGATCAGCAGGCCACCTCGGCTGAACTGCAACAGAAAGTGGATGCGGTACAACAGGAACGGGCTGCCAGTTCACAATTATTTTTTACTGAAAACGCCGACCTGTTTAGAGAACAACAAGAACAAATTGCCGCCTACGAACTTTATGGCCATAACACCATTGATTTAATCAGTAGAAGTATCAATACCCATAATAATGGCATAGCGCTGGAAGTTGGCCCCGGCGAAGGGGCTTTTTTGGCAGAGCTATCGCCGCGCTTTCAACAGGTTTACGCACTTGATAATGCACAGCAAATGCTGGACAAAGCTGCGCACTTTAGTGAGCAAAGCGCGCTGTCCAATATTGAATTTATTCATGGTGATACCAAACACGCCCAGGTGCAGGCACTGAATGCCGATTGCGTGGTGATTAATATGGTGCTGCACCATACTCCCTCCCCCGCTGACATTTTTTACGACATGTCCAAGGCACTAAAAACTGGCGGCCAACTTTTTGTAACGGACTTATGCAGCCATGACCAAAGCTGGGCAAGAGAGTCCTGCGGTGATGTATGGCTGGGTTTTGAGCCTGAAGACCTAACCCAGTGGGCAGCCGATGCCGGATTTAAAACCGGTGAAAATATTTATTTAGCACAACGTAATGGTTTTAGAGTTCAGATTAGACAGTTTATTAAAATTTAA
- the tkt gene encoding transketolase, which yields MPSRSELANAIRALSMDAVQQANSGHPGAPMGMADIAEVLWNDYLQHNPANPNWADRDRFVLSNGHGSMLIYSLLHLSGYELPMEELQNFRQMHSKTPGHPEYGYAPGIETTTGPLGQGITNAVGMAAAEKILAAQFNRDGHEVVDHYTYTFLGDGCLMEGISHEACSLAGTLGLGKLICFYDDNGISIDGEVEGWFTDDTPKRFDAYGWHVIPAIDGHDADAIKAAIEEARAETGKPTMICCKTIIGKGSPNKQGKEDCHGAPLGADEIDLVRETLGWSHPPFFVPSDVYAGWSAKDKGAQLEQQWNERFDAYAEAHPDLAVEFARRLSGDLPENFAEQADAYIRELQADGVSVASRKASQNTLNAYGPLLPEMLGGSADLAGSNLTIWGGSKGVTADDASGNYLFYGVREFGMSAMMNGIALHGGFIPYGATFLMFMEYARNAVRMAALMQQRSIFVYTHDSIGLGEDGPTHQPVEQLTSLRSTPNLDTWRPCDAVESAVCWKAALERNDGPAALIFSRQGLAHQTRDEEQLANVARGAYILSDCDTDPDAIIIATGSEVQLALDAKAVLAEQGRKIRVVSMPSTSVFDRQDVVYRESVLPSNVLPRVAVEAGHKDFWYKYVGLDGRIVGMETFGESAPIKDLMEHFGFTVDAVVEAVEDALG from the coding sequence ATGCCCTCTCGTAGCGAATTAGCTAACGCCATCCGCGCCCTTAGTATGGACGCCGTTCAACAGGCCAATAGTGGCCACCCCGGTGCCCCTATGGGTATGGCCGATATTGCTGAAGTTCTATGGAATGATTATCTGCAGCATAACCCTGCCAACCCCAACTGGGCCGATAGAGACCGCTTTGTGCTGTCCAATGGCCATGGTTCGATGTTGATTTATTCGCTGCTACATTTGAGCGGCTATGAGCTGCCGATGGAAGAGTTACAGAACTTCCGCCAGATGCACTCAAAAACACCGGGTCACCCGGAATATGGTTATGCGCCGGGCATTGAAACCACCACAGGCCCATTAGGGCAGGGTATTACTAATGCTGTAGGTATGGCTGCTGCCGAGAAGATTCTGGCGGCACAGTTTAACCGCGATGGCCACGAAGTAGTTGATCACTACACCTATACCTTTTTGGGCGATGGCTGCTTAATGGAAGGTATTTCCCATGAGGCCTGTTCACTGGCCGGGACGCTGGGGCTTGGTAAATTAATCTGCTTCTACGATGACAACGGTATCTCTATCGATGGTGAAGTTGAAGGTTGGTTTACCGATGATACTCCCAAGCGTTTTGACGCTTATGGCTGGCATGTTATCCCTGCCATCGATGGCCATGATGCCGATGCTATAAAAGCAGCAATAGAAGAAGCCCGCGCCGAAACCGGCAAGCCTACGATGATTTGCTGTAAAACGATTATTGGTAAAGGTTCACCGAATAAGCAGGGCAAAGAAGATTGCCACGGCGCGCCCTTAGGTGCTGATGAGATTGATCTGGTGAGAGAGACTTTAGGCTGGTCACATCCTCCATTCTTTGTGCCGAGTGATGTTTATGCCGGTTGGAGCGCCAAAGATAAAGGTGCGCAACTGGAGCAGCAGTGGAATGAGCGCTTTGATGCCTATGCTGAAGCCCACCCTGACCTGGCGGTAGAGTTTGCCCGTCGTCTCAGTGGTGATTTACCAGAAAACTTTGCCGAGCAAGCAGATGCCTATATCCGTGAGTTACAAGCGGATGGTGTTTCGGTTGCCTCACGTAAGGCCTCGCAGAATACCTTAAACGCCTACGGCCCCTTGCTACCAGAAATGCTGGGTGGTTCTGCGGATTTAGCCGGCTCTAACTTAACTATCTGGGGTGGCTCAAAAGGCGTGACTGCCGACGATGCTTCCGGCAACTACTTATTCTACGGCGTACGTGAGTTTGGTATGTCGGCGATGATGAACGGTATTGCTTTGCACGGTGGTTTTATTCCTTACGGTGCCACCTTCCTGATGTTTATGGAGTACGCTCGCAATGCTGTCCGTATGGCGGCATTAATGCAGCAGCGCAGCATTTTTGTTTATACCCATGACTCGATTGGTCTGGGTGAAGATGGCCCAACTCACCAGCCGGTTGAGCAGCTGACGTCATTGCGTTCTACACCTAATCTGGATACCTGGCGCCCCTGTGATGCAGTTGAATCTGCGGTATGTTGGAAGGCAGCGCTTGAACGTAATGACGGCCCAGCCGCGTTAATCTTTTCTCGTCAGGGGCTGGCTCACCAGACTCGTGACGAAGAACAGTTGGCCAATGTGGCTCGCGGTGCTTATATCCTTAGCGATTGCGACACTGACCCCGATGCCATCATTATTGCTACCGGTTCTGAAGTGCAGCTAGCGTTGGATGCTAAAGCCGTATTGGCAGAACAGGGTCGCAAAATTCGTGTGGTATCTATGCCTTCTACCTCAGTGTTTGATCGCCAGGACGTTGTCTATAGAGAATCAGTGCTGCCTAGTAATGTGTTACCACGGGTTGCTGTTGAAGCGGGCCATAAAGATTTCTGGTACAAATATGTTGGCCTTGATGGTCGCATTGTCGGTATGGAAACCTTTGGTGAATCCGCCCCCATCAAAGACTTGATGGAACACTTTGGCTTTACTGTTGATGCCGTGGTTGAAGCGGTTGAAGACGCACTGGGTTAA